The Bacillus vallismortis genome window below encodes:
- a CDS encoding menaquinol-cytochrome c reductase cytochrome b/c subunit: MHRGKGMKFVGDSRIPAEKKPNIPKDYSEYPGKTEAFWPNFLLKEWMVGAVFLIGFLVLTIVHQPPLERMADPTDTGYIPLPDWYFLFLYQLLKYEYAAGSFTVVGAMIMPGLAFGALLLAPFLDRGTERRPWKRPVAVGMMLLAISAAVFLTWQSVATHDWAKAEEQGKITKEADIDTNAEGYKIFKEQGCISCHGDNLQGGAAGPSLVDTGLKPEEIKKIAVEGKGQMPAGVFKGNDKQLEELAKFISETTAK, translated from the coding sequence ATGCACCGGGGCAAAGGGATGAAATTTGTAGGCGACTCAAGGATACCGGCTGAAAAAAAGCCGAATATACCGAAGGATTATTCGGAGTATCCGGGGAAAACAGAGGCTTTCTGGCCGAATTTCTTGTTGAAGGAATGGATGGTTGGCGCTGTCTTTCTGATCGGTTTTCTTGTTTTGACGATTGTGCATCAGCCGCCTTTGGAGCGGATGGCGGACCCGACTGATACTGGTTATATTCCGTTGCCGGATTGGTATTTTCTTTTCTTATACCAGCTGTTGAAGTATGAATACGCCGCCGGGAGCTTTACAGTAGTCGGCGCCATGATTATGCCGGGGCTCGCTTTTGGCGCCCTGCTTTTGGCGCCATTTCTTGACAGAGGAACGGAAAGAAGGCCTTGGAAGCGTCCTGTTGCTGTCGGTATGATGCTTCTGGCCATTTCCGCTGCTGTATTTTTGACGTGGCAGTCAGTTGCGACTCACGACTGGGCCAAGGCAGAAGAACAGGGAAAAATCACAAAAGAAGCCGACATTGACACCAATGCGGAAGGATATAAGATTTTTAAGGAGCAGGGCTGTATTTCTTGCCATGGGGATAACCTTCAAGGGGGAGCGGCCGGGCCTTCATTAGTGGACACTGGACTGAAACCGGAAGAAATCAAAAAAATCGCTGTCGAAGGGAAAGGCCAAATGCCGGCGGGTGTGTTTAAAGGGAATGATAAGCAGCTCGAAGAACTTGCGAAATTCATTTCGGAAACAACCGCAAAATAA
- the qcrB gene encoding menaquinol-cytochrome c reductase cytochrome b subunit: MLNKIYDWVDERLDITPMWRDIADHEVPEHVNPAHHFSAFVYCFGGLTFFVTVIQVLSGMFLTMYYVPDIKNAWESVYYLQNEVAFGQIVRGMHHWGASLVIVMMFLHTLRVFFQGAYKKPRELNWIVGVLIFFVMLGLGFTGYLLPWDMKALFATKVGLQIAEATPLIGTQVKTLLAGHPDIVGAQTLTRFFAIHVFFLPAALFGLMAAHFIMIRKQGISGPL, translated from the coding sequence ATGCTGAACAAAATTTATGACTGGGTAGATGAGCGGCTTGATATTACACCGATGTGGAGGGATATTGCCGATCACGAAGTACCGGAACATGTAAATCCCGCCCATCATTTCTCTGCGTTTGTGTATTGCTTTGGGGGACTGACGTTTTTTGTAACCGTTATCCAAGTGTTATCTGGAATGTTTTTAACGATGTACTATGTGCCTGATATTAAAAATGCCTGGGAATCGGTATATTATTTGCAAAATGAAGTGGCATTCGGCCAGATTGTCAGGGGGATGCACCACTGGGGTGCGAGCCTGGTCATTGTGATGATGTTTTTACATACGCTGAGGGTCTTTTTCCAAGGGGCGTATAAAAAGCCGCGCGAGCTGAACTGGATTGTCGGTGTGCTGATCTTTTTTGTCATGCTCGGGCTTGGCTTTACAGGCTACTTGCTGCCTTGGGACATGAAGGCTTTGTTCGCAACAAAAGTCGGGCTGCAGATCGCTGAAGCCACGCCTTTGATCGGGACGCAAGTCAAAACACTCCTTGCGGGGCACCCGGATATTGTAGGCGCCCAAACGCTGACTAGGTTTTTTGCGATCCATGTATTCTTTCTTCCCGCCGCATTGTTCGGGCTGATGGCTGCACATTTTATTATGATCCGAAAGCAGGGGATTTCAGGACCGCTTTAA
- a CDS encoding ubiquinol-cytochrome c reductase iron-sulfur subunit, with the protein MGGKHDISRRQFLNYTLTGVGGFMAASMLMPMVRFALDPVLKSTGKQDMVQVVSVDELTKEPQRFDFKINQVDAWYESEESRSAWVFKNGDEIVALSPICKHLGCTVNWNSDPKNPNKFFCPCHYGLYEKDGTNVPGTPPLAPLDHYEQEVKDGFLYLGKAKPKGEG; encoded by the coding sequence ATGGGCGGAAAACATGATATATCCAGACGTCAATTTTTAAATTATACGCTTACAGGCGTAGGGGGTTTTATGGCGGCTAGTATGCTCATGCCTATGGTTCGCTTTGCACTCGACCCGGTATTAAAATCGACAGGAAAGCAGGATATGGTTCAGGTTGTCAGCGTAGATGAGCTGACAAAAGAACCGCAGCGTTTTGATTTCAAAATTAATCAAGTCGATGCCTGGTATGAGTCAGAAGAGTCAAGATCAGCCTGGGTCTTCAAAAACGGGGATGAAATTGTAGCGCTTTCGCCAATTTGCAAACATTTAGGATGTACGGTGAACTGGAATAGTGATCCTAAAAATCCGAATAAATTCTTTTGTCCATGCCATTACGGACTCTATGAAAAGGACGGCACCAATGTCCCGGGCACGCCGCCGCTAGCGCCTCTTGATCATTATGAGCAAGAAGTAAAAGACGGCTTCCTGTATCTTGGAAAAGCAAAGCCTAAGGGGGAAGGGTGA
- a CDS encoding YpiF family protein: MRWRITDAKDYLQAKDYIDTAVIPLINIKVGGHFKMAAEKGEFTQLLSEELERQLKGRVYLLPPYTYVDRNEKTVHGLQDLREELKSEFPHVVLLTSDENWKNEHALGEIIVTPSIPLEHLNDSLKRKILDERTAEILNVLLQLWSAS; the protein is encoded by the coding sequence ATGAGGTGGAGAATCACTGATGCCAAGGACTATTTACAAGCAAAAGATTATATTGATACCGCTGTCATTCCACTAATTAACATTAAAGTAGGGGGCCATTTCAAAATGGCGGCCGAGAAAGGCGAATTCACGCAGCTTCTGTCAGAAGAACTGGAAAGGCAGCTAAAGGGACGGGTATATTTACTGCCCCCTTATACATATGTTGATAGAAATGAAAAAACCGTTCATGGACTACAAGATTTGCGAGAAGAGCTCAAATCAGAATTTCCGCATGTTGTGCTGCTCACATCTGACGAAAATTGGAAAAATGAGCATGCATTAGGCGAAATCATTGTGACACCGTCTATTCCGTTAGAGCATTTGAATGATTCTTTAAAAAGAAAAATATTAGATGAACGCACTGCTGAAATTTTGAACGTTTTGTTACAGTTGTGGAGCGCTTCATAA
- a CDS encoding ReoY family proteolytic degradation factor — MQTPVSVNEKKDFIRWFLNHYQLKRRECVWILNYLMSHDSLMEKVHFVEQAEFCPRGIIMSTHCVEEVPFRFYKENVMTTDAEKSFHDIRLNKQQDLFIQLNFRSAYSSPEYAAVLESNPHIPKDLFENKKDQGLAEQILEHAISTFQKEKLLKDIDDALDRHDKDAFEQLSRQLNQLT; from the coding sequence ATGCAGACCCCTGTTTCTGTCAATGAGAAAAAGGATTTTATCCGTTGGTTTTTAAACCATTATCAGTTAAAGCGCCGAGAGTGCGTTTGGATCTTGAACTACTTAATGAGCCATGATTCTCTCATGGAGAAGGTTCATTTTGTAGAGCAGGCAGAATTTTGTCCGAGAGGCATCATCATGTCAACACATTGTGTTGAAGAAGTTCCGTTTCGGTTCTATAAAGAGAATGTTATGACAACCGACGCGGAAAAATCTTTTCATGATATTAGATTAAATAAACAACAGGATTTGTTTATCCAGCTTAATTTCCGTTCAGCTTACAGCTCACCTGAGTATGCGGCGGTACTGGAGTCCAATCCGCATATTCCAAAGGATCTGTTTGAGAACAAAAAAGATCAGGGGTTGGCTGAACAAATTTTGGAGCACGCTATTTCTACATTCCAAAAAGAAAAATTATTAAAAGATATTGACGACGCGCTAGATCGTCATGATAAAGACGCATTTGAACAATTATCGCGCCAATTGAATCAGCTCACATAA
- a CDS encoding tetratricopeptide repeat protein encodes MNTLIQEAIKLVEAGETEKGLNTLSKAEKQLHDEDKAIAAQLYYEWGNVEKAISLISDLHDLYPNETELTNFYAELLIDIDEEEKALAVLETIPETDPSYPESLLLMADLYQMQGLFEVSEQKLLQAKSILANEPIIDFALGELYFTQGAYAKAVQYFKTTAEEQSEIGGVNVHQRLAESLSASGEFEDAIPWYEKAADENPDPNTIFGYGFTALQAGFVKTAIKQLSDLKGLDPSYSSLYMPLSKSYEAEGMYEEALKTAKEGISYDEYNKELFLYAAKMALKIGKSEDGKKLLQEALALDPGFVEALHTLLAVYHKEEDYELIIDLIQEVRGYGEEDPKYNWYLASAYTELEHYEKAKQSFEAAFLHYRDDRDFLYEYGSFLLEEGLQKEALPLLKKVLEIDGTNEELEETILRIEDEFSR; translated from the coding sequence TTGAATACATTGATTCAAGAAGCCATAAAATTAGTTGAAGCAGGTGAAACAGAAAAAGGCCTCAATACTCTGTCAAAAGCCGAAAAACAGCTCCATGATGAAGATAAAGCCATCGCAGCCCAGCTGTATTACGAGTGGGGCAATGTAGAAAAAGCGATTTCACTGATCAGTGACTTACATGATTTATATCCGAATGAAACAGAACTGACGAATTTTTATGCTGAACTTTTAATAGATATTGACGAAGAAGAAAAAGCCCTCGCTGTGCTGGAAACCATTCCGGAAACAGATCCATCATATCCGGAAAGTTTGCTGCTTATGGCGGATCTTTATCAGATGCAGGGGTTATTCGAAGTCAGTGAACAAAAGCTTTTACAAGCAAAGTCCATTTTGGCCAATGAACCCATTATTGATTTCGCACTGGGTGAACTTTACTTTACTCAGGGAGCCTATGCAAAAGCGGTTCAATATTTTAAAACAACGGCTGAGGAGCAGAGTGAGATCGGTGGCGTTAACGTCCATCAAAGACTTGCAGAATCGTTAAGTGCCTCAGGTGAATTTGAGGATGCCATTCCGTGGTACGAGAAAGCTGCTGATGAGAATCCTGATCCTAATACGATTTTCGGCTATGGGTTTACAGCCTTACAGGCGGGGTTTGTTAAAACAGCGATTAAGCAGCTGTCTGATTTAAAGGGGCTTGATCCGTCTTATTCTTCACTTTATATGCCGCTTTCGAAAAGCTATGAAGCTGAAGGAATGTATGAAGAGGCATTAAAAACGGCAAAAGAGGGTATCAGTTATGATGAATATAACAAAGAACTTTTCCTCTATGCTGCAAAAATGGCCTTGAAAATCGGGAAGTCAGAAGATGGGAAAAAGCTGCTTCAGGAGGCGCTTGCGCTTGATCCGGGCTTCGTCGAAGCACTTCATACACTGCTTGCCGTGTATCATAAAGAAGAGGATTATGAACTGATCATTGATCTTATTCAAGAGGTGCGCGGCTACGGAGAAGAAGATCCGAAATACAACTGGTATCTTGCAAGCGCATATACCGAATTGGAGCATTACGAGAAAGCAAAACAATCCTTTGAGGCTGCCTTTCTTCACTACCGGGATGACAGAGATTTCTTATATGAATACGGAAGCTTCCTGTTAGAAGAAGGCCTTCAAAAAGAAGCGCTGCCGCTTTTGAAAAAGGTTCTTGAAATTGACGGAACCAATGAAGAGCTGGAAGAAACGATTTTGCGAATCGAAGATGAATTTTCTAGATAA
- the aroA gene encoding 3-phosphoshikimate 1-carboxyvinyltransferase, protein MKREKVQALNGEIQIPGDKSISHRSVMFGALAKGTTTVKNFLPGADCLSTIDCFRKMGVQIEQNGSDVVIYGKGIDSLSEPESFLDVGNSGTTIRLMLGILAGRPFYSAVAGDESIAKRPMKRVTEPLKQMGAKIDGRSGGEFTPLSVSGASLKGIDFVSPVASAQIKSAVLLAGLQAEGTTTVTESHKSRDHTERMLSAFGVKLSEDQTSVSIAGGQKLTAADIFVPGDISSAAFFLAAGAMVPNSSIVLKNVGLNPTRTGIIDVLQNMGAKLDIKPSADSSAEPYGDLVIETSSLKAVEIGGNIIPRLIDEIPIIALLATQAEGITVIKDAAELKVKETNRIDTVVSELRKLGAEIEPTADGMMIHGKQTLKGGATVSSHGDHRIGMMLGIASSITEEPIEIEQTDAIHVSYPTFFEHLTTLSNKS, encoded by the coding sequence ATGAAAAGAGAAAAGGTGCAGGCTTTAAACGGAGAAATACAGATTCCCGGTGATAAATCCATTTCTCATCGCTCCGTCATGTTTGGGGCGCTGGCGAAAGGCACAACAACTGTTAAAAACTTTCTGCCGGGAGCGGATTGTCTGAGCACGATCGATTGCTTTAGAAAAATGGGTGTTCAAATCGAGCAAAACGGCAGCGATGTAGTGATTTACGGAAAAGGAATCGATTCCCTGAGCGAGCCAGAAAGCTTTTTAGACGTCGGAAATTCAGGCACAACGATTCGCCTGATGCTCGGAATTTTGGCGGGCCGTCCTTTTTACAGTGCGGTAGCTGGAGATGAGAGCATTGCAAAGCGCCCTATGAAACGTGTAACTGAGCCTTTGAAACAAATGGGGGCTAAAATCGACGGCAGATCCGGCGGAGAATTTACACCTCTGTCAGTGAGCGGCGCTTCATTAAAAGGAATTGATTTTGTCTCACCTGTTGCAAGCGCGCAAATTAAATCGGCTGTTTTGCTGGCCGGACTGCAAGCTGAGGGCACAACAACCGTCACAGAGTCTCATAAATCTCGTGACCACACTGAGCGGATGCTTTCTGCTTTTGGGGTTAAACTTTCTGAAGATCAAACGAGTGTTTCTATTGCAGGAGGCCAGAAACTGACAGCTGCAGATATTTTTGTTCCTGGGGACATTTCTTCAGCGGCGTTTTTCCTTGCTGCGGGTGCAATGGTTCCAAACAGCAGCATTGTACTGAAAAACGTAGGTTTAAATCCGACTCGGACAGGTATCATTGACGTCCTTCAAAACATGGGGGCAAAACTTGACATCAAACCGTCTGCTGACAGCAGTGCGGAGCCTTACGGAGATTTGGTCATAGAAACGTCATCTCTAAAAGCGGTTGAAATCGGAGGAAATATTATTCCGCGTTTAATTGATGAAATCCCTATCATCGCGCTTCTTGCGACTCAGGCGGAAGGAATCACCGTAATTAAGGACGCGGCAGAGCTTAAAGTAAAAGAAACAAACCGCATTGACACTGTGGTTTCCGAGCTTCGTAAGCTGGGTGCTGAGATTGAACCGACAGCAGATGGAATGATGATTCATGGCAAACAAACACTAAAAGGCGGCGCCACAGTGTCCAGTCATGGAGATCATCGAATCGGAATGATGCTTGGCATCGCTTCCTCTATAACGGAGGAGCCGATTGAAATCGAGCAGACAGATGCCATTCATGTCTCTTATCCAACCTTCTTCGAGCATTTAACGACGCTTTCAAACAAATCCTGA